In Candidatus Zixiibacteriota bacterium, one genomic interval encodes:
- a CDS encoding arginine deiminase family protein encodes MKIGSQSEVRPIRSLLLKHPRDAWRNQANIDAQYQNLNYFERPDYEKAVAEYDQFINLLSIESPEIHLLPSEKNTGLDSIYTHDPVIITEAGAVLCKMGKDARMGEPEAVGSFLEKINVPILGAITGEGLLEGGDVVWLDERTLAVGEGYRTNAEGIRQLKSLTENLVDEFVVVPLPHWEGPGDVLHLMSMISPVSHDCAVVYSRMMPVTFRQRLRERGMNLIEVPDDEYDSMACNVLATAPGHCLMLSGNPQTSRKLSKAGIEVTEYSGAEISRKGAGGPTCLTRPLWRQA; translated from the coding sequence ATGAAGATCGGAAGCCAGTCGGAAGTCAGACCCATACGGAGCTTGCTGCTAAAACATCCGCGCGACGCCTGGAGAAACCAGGCCAACATAGATGCACAGTACCAGAACCTCAACTATTTCGAACGTCCGGACTATGAGAAAGCGGTGGCCGAATACGACCAGTTTATAAACCTACTTTCAATTGAGTCCCCTGAGATTCATCTCCTACCATCCGAGAAAAACACCGGGCTGGACTCGATCTACACGCACGACCCGGTCATCATTACCGAAGCGGGCGCCGTCCTGTGCAAAATGGGCAAGGATGCTCGCATGGGTGAGCCTGAGGCGGTGGGCAGTTTTCTTGAGAAGATAAATGTACCTATACTCGGTGCAATTACCGGTGAAGGACTATTAGAGGGCGGAGATGTTGTCTGGCTTGACGAACGCACGCTGGCGGTCGGTGAGGGGTATCGCACCAACGCCGAAGGAATCAGGCAACTAAAATCGTTGACTGAGAACCTTGTCGATGAGTTTGTGGTCGTACCGCTACCTCACTGGGAGGGTCCCGGTGACGTCTTGCATCTTATGTCGATGATCAGTCCGGTGAGCCACGATTGTGCCGTTGTGTATTCTCGGATGATGCCGGTTACTTTCCGACAACGACTTCGAGAGCGGGGGATGAACCTGATTGAGGTGCCTGATGACGAGTACGACAGCATGGCTTGTAACGTGTTGGCCACGGCCCCGGGTCACTGCCTGATGTTGTCCGGCAATCCTCAGACCTCCCGCAAGCTGTCGAAGGCAGGTATCGAGGTTACCGAGTACTCAGGCGCCGAGATTTCCAGAAAAGGAGCCGGCGGACCCACCTGTCTGACCCGGCCGCTGTGGCGGCAGGCTTGA
- a CDS encoding GNAT family acetyltransferase, translated as MSELKLRSYQESDEPQVVKLWWQVFPDSSNWNDPHQDIASKLSVQRDLFIVAMLEEELVGTAVGGYDGHRGWVHLVAVNPSFRRRGIGAALMHRVEQDLAALGCPKLNLQVRAENSEVVAFYQSLGYQVEERVSMGKRLAPDTKTLDK; from the coding sequence GTGTCTGAGTTGAAACTTCGAAGTTATCAAGAATCCGACGAACCGCAGGTGGTGAAACTGTGGTGGCAGGTTTTTCCCGATTCATCGAACTGGAATGATCCGCATCAGGACATTGCCAGCAAACTCTCGGTGCAGCGTGATCTGTTCATCGTGGCTATGCTCGAAGAGGAACTTGTGGGAACAGCCGTTGGCGGCTACGACGGCCATCGTGGTTGGGTCCACTTAGTTGCGGTTAATCCGAGTTTTAGACGCCGGGGGATTGGAGCAGCATTGATGCATCGTGTCGAACAGGATCTGGCCGCACTCGGTTGTCCCAAGTTGAACCTTCAGGTTCGCGCCGAGAACTCAGAGGTGGTTGCTTTCTACCAGAGTTTGGGATATCAGGTGGAAGAACGGGTCAGCATGGGCAAACGGCTCGCTCCCGACACAAAAACATTGGACAAGTAA
- a CDS encoding transposase family protein — protein MGGDSKQDYLDAILPRYLEASKQEKGIILREFCAVCDYHRKHAIRLLNHRKREPTKRPGRKALYHSPEFLRALKRIWLATDQMCSKKLVAAIPLWLPFYEGSYGKLSNKTTRQLLSVSAATIDRVLAKTRAHTRLKGRCATKPGSLLRNQIPIRTHNWDISQPGFMEADTVAHCGNSLAGDFIWSLTLTDIHTGWTEARATWNNGATGVIEQIKNIQTNLPFELKGFDCDNGGEFLNHHLLRYFTDHKPRIKFTRSRPYRKNDNAHVEQKNWSFVRQLLGYDRLDNQDLVELINNLYAQQWGLMQNHFCPTLKLIQKTRINSRYYKKYGTAKTPFQRLMESDHVSKDEKDTLKKTHRSLDPFRLKRQIDRQLKAIFRMVIVTSNVRQRI, from the coding sequence ATGGGTGGAGATTCCAAGCAAGATTACCTGGACGCGATACTGCCACGCTATTTGGAGGCCTCGAAACAAGAGAAGGGGATCATTCTCAGGGAGTTCTGTGCTGTCTGTGACTATCATCGCAAACACGCCATTCGGCTTTTGAATCATCGCAAGAGGGAACCGACAAAACGACCGGGTCGAAAAGCTCTCTACCACTCACCTGAGTTCCTGAGAGCTCTCAAACGAATCTGGCTGGCCACCGATCAGATGTGCTCAAAGAAGCTGGTGGCGGCCATACCACTCTGGCTGCCGTTTTACGAGGGCTCCTATGGGAAACTGTCGAACAAAACGACAAGACAACTCTTATCAGTCAGTGCCGCTACAATTGATCGCGTATTGGCCAAGACTCGTGCCCACACTCGCCTCAAAGGTCGCTGTGCCACCAAACCAGGCAGCTTGCTTAGAAACCAGATCCCCATCCGAACTCACAACTGGGATATCTCCCAACCCGGATTCATGGAGGCCGACACTGTCGCCCACTGTGGTAACTCCCTGGCTGGAGATTTTATCTGGAGCCTCACCCTAACCGACATCCACACCGGTTGGACCGAAGCACGAGCCACTTGGAACAACGGGGCCACCGGTGTCATCGAACAAATCAAAAACATCCAGACCAACCTACCCTTTGAACTAAAAGGCTTCGATTGCGACAACGGCGGTGAGTTCCTAAACCACCATCTGCTCAGATACTTCACCGACCACAAACCAAGAATCAAGTTCACTCGATCACGACCATACAGGAAAAATGACAACGCCCATGTCGAACAAAAAAACTGGTCCTTCGTCAGACAATTACTCGGATACGACCGACTCGACAACCAAGACCTGGTCGAACTCATCAACAACCTCTATGCCCAACAATGGGGCCTCATGCAAAACCACTTCTGCCCAACTCTCAAACTCATTCAAAAGACACGGATCAACAGCAGATACTACAAAAAGTACGGTACGGCCAAAACACCGTTCCAAAGACTCATGGAATCAGACCACGTCTCCAAAGATGAAAAAGACACTCTGAAAAAAACGCACCGATCACTTGACCCCTTCCGTCTCAAACGACAAATTGACCGACAACTGAAGGCGATCTTCAGAATGGTCATAGTAACCTCTAATGTGAGGCAACGTATCTGA